The nucleotide window CCTTGCTTCGTGAGTGGCTTGGTGAGGGGCTAAGTGAATGGCTATGAGTGGCTATGTGAGTAGCTGTAGCCGTTTAGGTTCAACCAGCATTCCTCCCTTCGGTCCTCGATGGCCGATCACTAGCAGTGCGTATGTCTGCGAAGGGacccagccctcccccttatGCAGATCTCATGGTACCAGCTGTTTCTGTACCTCATGTTTCAAACAGAAGTGTCTTAAAGGAATCATCTGAACACTGTGAACACAACCCAAGGGGCACTATACTCATTGTTCCCTGCCATAACAAAACTGAATTCTAAATGCACACTGTTGCTTGTGGTGGAGCTCTGCCCACCGCGAGAGGCAGCTACACCAGCAGggtggttgggggaggggggggggggatgcaccACGTGCACAACACCGTTTCCCTGTTTCACTTGAGTCCGTGTTTTAAAACGAGTTCAAGTCGGTCTCTCTTCAGAACTCTTAGTCATTAGATAGAGCACTCGCTCGAGTCTCGAGTGACCGCTACGTATAACTGCAGCATGTTGTGCAGTTCCACGGTCATACGCCCTCATCTTCCGCTCTGTCGCAAACGattccctccacacactgaggGCCCGGCGGCCAATCACTATGCTCGTTCTATTCCCCTTAGGCCACACCCTCTAGCTCTCTCCTTATGGGCATAGGTCAAAGGCAGTAGAGTCTGCACCTGACTCAAAACCCAAGGTCATGATCACTCCTATGACATGGGAATCAGATCAAGGAACCCAGAAAACACAGAGCAGCAAGAAACCACCACACAACTGATCTCCAGCCAGCCCACTGGCTCGATGGCCAACGTACTTCACATGTAGGCGTGCATCATACCATCGCGTAGTCAATGAGGGAAACACTCATGAGGCAAGAGACGCCTTTTGAGCACTAAAGCTATGATATGTTAAAGCCATGATAAACAATGGTGTTGTCATGGCATCCACGTAGACATTTAGCATGCCCTGAGCTCACATCACTCAGACTGATGCATTTCACATGTTGGGGTACAGGTCACATGTTGGGGTACAGATCACATGTTTGGGTGCAGATCACATGTCGGGGAGTAGGTCACATTTTGCGCTACAGGTCATATGTTATGGTGAAACTCACATGTTGAGGTGCAGGTCACATGTCGGGGAGTAGGTCACATGTTGGGGTACAGGTCACATGTCGGCTGCAGGTCACATGTTCGATTGAATCTCACATGTTTGGGTACAGGTCACATGTTGGTGTGTAGGTCACATGTTGGGGTGCAGGTCACATGTTTGGGTACAGGTCACATGTTGGTATGTAGGTCAAATGTTGGGGTGCAGGTCACATGTTTGGGTGCAGGTCACATGTTGGGGTGCAGGTCACATTGTGGGGTTCAGACAATGCTACTCTTATGGGATTTGTGACAGGGAAATATTAGCAATACTTAAAAATACCCTACTCCAGAAAAAAGGTATATTGTATGATGCAATAACAGAAATCGTCtcaatatatttaaatgttactTAGGGGGCGTGTCATGACTTGTAATTGTACACATGTAGATTATTATAGAAATGTAAAAGAACAGAGAGAAAAATCATTGTTGATATTGAATTAgctaaataaattattaaataatgtGAACAATGGCGGTTGTTGTTGATATACTTCCCAATACACACACCTTTAAACCTTCAGGCTGAATGTTTACTACCTGATTCACTTAAAACCCATGTTTACTAGAGCAGGCTGAATGTTTACCACCTGGTTCACTTAAAACCTATGTTTACCAGAGCAGGCAGAATGTTTACTACCTGGTTCACTTAAACCTCATGTTTAACAGAGCAAGCTCAATGTTTACTACCTGTTTCATGTTAACCCCATGTTTAACAGAGCAGGCTGAATGTTTACTGCCTGGTTCGATAAAATCCCATGTTTATTAGAGCAGGCTGAATGTTTACTACCTGGTTCACTTACATAGCAGGCTGAGTGTTTACCACCTGGTTCACTTACATAGCAGGCTGAATGTTTACTACCCGGTTCACTTAAACCCCAAGATTAACAGAGCAGGCTAAATTTTTACTACCTGATTCACTTAACCCCCATGTTTAACATAGCAGGCTGAATGTTTACAACCTGGTTCTTGTAAACCGCTGTTTAACAGGGCAAGCTGAATGTTTACTAACTGGTTCAATCAAACCCCATGTTTAACAAAGCAGGCTGAATATTTACTACCTGGTTCACTCAAACTCACCCCATGTTTAACAGAGCAAGCTGAATGTTTAGTACCTGGTTCACTTACATAGCAGGCTGAATGTTTACTACCTGGTTCACTTAATCCCTAAGTTTAACAGAGCAGGATGACAGAGGGACATTTCATGACAAATGTCTGAAAttcccccagtcccccccccccccttccattgCACACGTCATTGAAACACAGAAGTTCAAAAAATACAACGCATACATCATTAGCAGGATTTAGCGTTCATCTGCAGGCTAGACGTGGATGTGGCAGAAACTCGTCTTCAGTGTTCATCTATCATGGAGCCATCGGGTTGGAGAGACGCCTCAACAAGGTGAGACTGATTACTATGGACTGCTTCTGTGTTGACTCCTCACTCCCTATAGATTAACAGGATTATCTAAAATTATTAGTTTGTTTAATTTACGCATACATTATAATCTCCGTATATAGTGGGAGGAACCTCAATCTGGCTCTCCAACAGAGAAGTTCAACTTCAGTTTTATCCACTACTAAGTTGATAGCACCGCTCTTGAAATGCATTGCAGTTCTGCATTTTAGAAAACAGAACTACAGAAAGCTGATGGCTCCAGCTTACAACACCATCACATTTTCACGGGGAATTGATTCTGCAAATCAGTAGAGCTGCATTATCTATGTTAGAAGCAGTGTGCTCTCTCTAAATAAGTAGAGCTGCATAATCGATATTAGAGGCACTGTGCTCCCTGCAAATCAGTAGATAGATCATCTTTATGCCAGTTCCTGGCCTCCATGTATTTAATGGACCCCGGTGTTAACATGATGTCAGAGATGTCCCATAATATTCTAACTAATtcatccttttttcttttttttttgactatACTCAGAAATCTGACCCATGATTTGGACTCAGATAACCAGACCTACTTCTCCTGCTACAACCCCCTGGTGGTTGAATACCGTTACTTTGCCGTGCTGTGGGGGTGCCTTGTCACGATCACTGGCACCGTGGGGAACCTGATGACCGTCCTGGCCTTCGCCACTGACCCGTGCATCCGGACCCGCTTCAACGTGCTGATCGTCAACCTGGCGCTGGCCGACCTGCTGTACTGCGCGCTGCTGCAGCCCGTCACCACCGACCTCTACCTGCACCTGCGCTGGCGAGGCGGCGCGCTGGGCTGCCGGGCCTTCGGCCTGCTCCAATTCGTCTCCAACGCCGTGTCCGTCCTCACGCTCTGCCTGATCGCCGTGAGCCGCTACCTCCTGGTGCAGCGGAGGTCCACCTTCGAGCGGCTCTTCTCCGCCCGCggcctgctgctcctgctgccctCCACCTGGGCCCTGGGCCTGGCCAGCTTCTGCCCGCTCTGGCCCGTGTACGTCTTCGTGCCTCTGGTCTGCACCTGCAGCTTCCACCGGACGCGGGGCCGCCCCTACACCAccatcctgctcttcctctaCTTCTTCGCGGGGCTGTTCTGCATGGGCGTCTTCTACCTGCTGATCTACCGGAGGGTCCGCCTGGCGGCCCGGGCCGTCCTCCGCTACCGGCCCAGCCGCCGCTCCTCCAGGAAGAGGGTCGCTCCGGCGGACGGCACGGAGGACGACAGAGGCGTCAGCAGCGGATGGGCCCCCACGTGCACCAGTGAGGTCGACAGCCAGGGGGAACCACCCGCACGCAGGGCCGGATTCACGTGGTACAAGGAGCCGGGGGAACCACAGCCGACTCGCTCTGCCCTGGACTCGCACACGGCCAGGGCAAGGTCCTCCCCAGAGGAGCCGGCCACCACCCTGTCAGCCACCACCCCTCCGGCTTTGACCCCACCATCTACGACCCCGCCACCAACGTCCTTTCCGTCCGCCTCCCCTCCATCTAAGACCCTTCtgtccacctcccctccatctaaGACCCCTCcgtccacctcccctccatctaaGACCCCTCCGTCCACCTCCCCTCTGTCTACGACCCCTCCATCCACGACCCCCCCCCGTGCGACCCAGAGCTCCGGGGGCGACGAGTTGAAGCGGGTGACCCGAATGTGTTTCGCCGTCTTCCTGTGTTTCGTGTTCTGCTTCGTCCCGTTCCTGCTGCTGAACCTGGCCGACCAGGGGGGCCGCGCTCCGCAGATCCTCCACATGTTCTGCGCCAACCTGACCTGGCTCAACAGCTGCATCAACCCGCTGCTCTACGCAGTGATGAACCCCCAGTTCCGCCGGTCCTACCAGCTGCTGCTCACCAGGGCCTTCTCGCCCCTGGGCCGTCTCTGGAGGGCCCTGAGGAGCAGGTCGGCCTCCTGCTAGTCCTCCATGTCTGTagacttatgccgcttttccaccgcacatgtagctcgactcgactcgacacggtagcagcacgggtcattttccaccgcaaatagtacctcctggacgtggccggggtcggctgcgcgaaagggccgtgacgtatttttgtacgcgacgcaaacaacacctacgcaacccacacatggacagaacccacataacagcaatggaggacatcgataacgttactattattagctggcatgttgaagaagttgaagaagtggaatatgttggctgcggcgctgctatggctgttaccagcatggttgccctcgctctcgtgacttcgtcacactctctggccaatcagtggccggccgtctgccgacgtcaccttttagcatcggctcagctcgcttggaacctagagcgaggcggtactgaaaaaagcagccacttcaggtaccagataccatgttttcgcggtggaaacgcaaaaaaaagcgagctgagtcgagtcgagtcgtgtcgagctggtaccatgcagtggaaaagcggcataactCTCCATGAAGCGCTGAAGACAGACCACTACAGACAGACCGCTACAGACGACCTCGCCCTTTAATGGTGCAGCTCTGCCGTATCATCTCCACAGTTCTCGTTTCCTGCTGCTTGACCACTAACTGCTACTGCTTCTCCCGCCAAAGTAGCCTAAAGGGAAGTTTATGGAACGTTATGGAACACACCGATAGGCGTTCCTAAAGGGCCAAACTCCAGGAGCCGGTCAATGCAATTACCGGTATGGAACAGCTGGTCAGAACGGCAACAATAATGGACAGGTTTAAGGTTGAAGTATTCTTGGATAATGATGGAAGTTCGTAAAAGTCTTGCACAACATGGAAACGTTGTAGACTTGCCCCAATGAGGGGTATTCCGATTTAACGCAACCTGTGTTTTTTTGGGCAAAAGAGGAAGCCTGAAAAGGACAACTTTCTTAATGGGCCTAACAGATGCACACACGACTTCCGATTAAACAGGGTCGGCTACCTTTTGGTTGTCATCCATCCACCCCTTCTTTCTCATTTCCCCCTTCATCCTCCAGCAGCCTGGCGTCCGTCAGGGGGGCCGGCCTGGGGGGACGGTCTGCCTAAGGGACGGTCTGCCTAAGGGACATCTGCCTAAGGGACGTCCGGAGAaatgcatgaaaaaaacacagaggTCCTCACACATCGATCATCTTCCTAAGTGTTCAGGCGGTTTGAGCTGTGAGGGACAAAGACCAGGCCGTGCAGATGACAATGGGATCTTTTTTCTTTCAAGGATTGTTTTTCGTTTAACATGACTGATGCAAAGCCCTACCTCTTCAATCCCCTCTCCGTCCCGATCTGTCCAACCAACACCTTCTCTTCCTGAGTGTGGGAACGTCCTCCTGTGTCCACCGGCATCATTCTAACCTCCACACACAACATGGACCGGACAATATGCACTTTTTAGATCTGTATTTTGTGAGCTACGTGTGCGTGCTTTTCCTCTTAAAGGTATTAGTATCCGTTTTAGAAGTGATTGATACTAGTCTATATTTTCTTCTCTGGGAGAGGAAACTCAAGTGAAGGAGGGACGAATCGTGTCTTAAGGCTGAGACAGCTGACTGAAGGCCAATGGGGCTGTGATGAGACCTGAGACAGTGGCTTTGGTAAGTGGCTTAGTGAGCGGCTTGCTTAGCGGCTTGCCTAGTGGCCTGCTTAGTGGCTTGCTTAGCACCTTGCTTCGTGAGTGGCTTGGTGAGGGGCTAAGTGAATGGCTATGAGTGGCTATGTGAGTAGCTGTAGCCGTTTAGGTTCAACCAGCATTCCCCCCTTCGGTCCTCGACGGCCGATCACTAGCAGTGCGTATGTCTGCGAAGGGACCCAGCCCTCTCCCTTATGCAGATCTCATGGTACCAGCTGTTTCTGTACCTCATGTTTCAAACAGAAGTGTCTTAAAGGAATCATCTGAACACTGTGAACACAACCCAAGGGGCACTATACTCATTGTTCCCTGCCATAACAAAACTGAATTCTAAATGCACACTGTTGCTTGTGGTGGAGCTCTGCCCACCGCGAGAGGCAGCTACACCAGCAGggtggttgggggagggggggggggggatgcaccACGTGCACAACACCGTTTCCCTGTTTCACTTGAGTCCGTGTTTTAAAACGAGTTCAAGTCGGTCTCTCTTCAGAACTCTTAGTCATTAGATAGAGCACTCGCTCGAGTCTCGAGTGACCGCTACGTATAACTGCAGCATGTTGTGCAGTTCCACGGTCATACGTCCTCATCTTCCGCTCTGTCGCAAACGattccctccacacactgaggGCCCGGTGGCCAATCACTATGCTCGTTCTATTCCCCTTAGGCCACACCCTCTAGCTCTCTCCTTATGGGCATAGGTCAAAGGCAGTAGAGTCTGCACCTGACTCAAAACCCAAGGTCATGATCACTCCTATGACATGGGAATCGGATCAAGGAACCCAGAAAACACAGAGCACCAAGAAACCACCACACAACTGATCTCCAGCCACCCCACTGGCTCGATGTCCAACGTACTTCACATGTAGGCGTGCATCATACCATCGCGTAGTCAATGAGGGAAACGCTCATGAGGCAAGAGACGCCTTTTGAGCACTAAAGCTATGATATGTTGAAGCCATGATAAACAATGGTGTTGTCATGGCATCCACGTAGACATTTAGCATGCCCTGAGCTCACATCACTGTGAACATGACGATCTCCTTTCAGACTGATGCATTTCACATGTTGGGGTACAGGTCACATGTTGGGGTACAGATCACATGTTTGGGTGCAGATCACATGTCGGGGAGTAGGTCACATGTTGCGCTACAGGTCATATGTTATGGTGAAACTCACATGTTGAGGTGCAGGTCACATGTCGGGGAGTAGGTCACATGTTGGGGTACAGGTCACATGTCGGCTGCAGGTCACATGTTCGATTGAAACTCACATGTTTGGGTACAGGTCACATGTTGGTGTGTAGGTCACATGTTGGGGTGCAGGTCACACGTTTGGGTACAGGTCACATGTTGGTGTGTAGGTCACATGTTGGGGTGCAGGTCACATGTTTGGGTGCAGGTCACATGTTGGGGTGCAGGTCACATTGTGGGGTTCAGACAATGCTACTCTTATGGGATTTGTGACAGGGAAATATTAGCAATACTTAAAAATACCCTACTCCAGAAAAAAGGTATACTGTTTGATGCAATAACAGAAATCGTCtcaatatatttaaatgttactTAGGGGGCGTGTCATGACTTGTAATTGTACACATGTAGATTATTATAGAAATGTAAAAGAACAGAGAGAAAAATTATTGTTGATATTGAATTAgctaaataaattattaaataatgtGAACAATGGCGGTTGTTGTTGATATACTTCCCAATACACACACCTTTAAACCTTCAGGCTGAATGTTTACTACCTGGTTCACTTAAAACCCATGTTTACTAGAGCAGGCTGAATGTTTACTACCTGGTTCACTTAAAACCCATGTTTACCAGAGCAGGCTGAATGTTTACTACCTGGTTCACTTAAACCTCATGTTTAACAGAGCAAGCTGAATGTTTACTACCTGGTTCATGTTAACCCCATGTTTACCAGAGCAGGCTGAATGTTTACTGCCTGGTTCGATAAAATCCCATGTTTATTAGAGCAGGCTGAATGTTTACTACCTGGTTCACTTACATAGCAGGCTGAATGTTTACTACCCGGTTCACTTAAACCCCAAGATTAACAGAGCAGGCTAAATGTTTACTACCTGGTTCCCGTAACCCCCATGTTGAACATAGCAGGCTGAATGTTTACAATCTGGTTCATGTAAACCCCTGTTTAACAGGGCAGGCTGAATGTTTACTACCTGGTTCATGTAAACCCCTGTTTAACAGGGCAGGCTGAATGTTTACTAACTGGTTCAATCAAACCCCATGTTTAACAAAGCAGGCTGAATATTTACTACCTGGTTCACTCAAACTCACCCCATGTTTAACAGAGCGAGCTGAATGTTTACTACCTGGTTCACTCACATAGCAGGCTGAATGTTTAATACCTGGTTCACTTAAACCCTAAGTTTAACAGAGCAGGATGACAGAGGGAAATTTCATGACAAATGTCTGAAATTCCTCCAGTCCCCCCCCTTCCATTGCACACGTCATTGAAATACAGAAGTTCAAAAAATACATCGCATACATCATTAACAGGATTCAGCGTTCATCTGCAGGCTAGACGTGGATGTGGCAGAAACTCATCTTCAGTGTTCATCTATCATGGAGCCATCGGCTTGGAGAGACGCCTCAACAAGGTGAGACTGATTACTATGGACTGCTTCTGTGTTGACTCCTCACTCCCTATAGATTAACAGAATTATCTAAAATTATTAGTTTGTTTAATTTACGCATACATTATAATCTCCGTATATAGTGGGAGGAACCTCAATCTGGCTCTCCAACAGAGAAGTTCAACTTCTGTTTTATTCACTACTAAGTTGATAGCACCGCTCTTGAAATGCATTGCAGTTCTGCATTTTAGAAAACAGAACTACAGAAAGCTGATGGCTCCAGTTTACAACACCATCACATTTTCACGGGGAATTGATTCTGCAAATCAGTAGAGCTGCATTATCTATATTAGAAGCAGTGTGCTCTCTCTAAATAAGTAGAGCTGCATAATCGATATTAGAGGCACTGTGCTCTCTGTAAATCAGTAGATAGATCATCTTTATGCCAGTTCCTGGCCTCCATGTATTTAATGGACCCCTGTGTTAACATGATGTCAGAGATGTCCCATAATATTCTAACTAattcatccttttttttttttttttgactgtACTCAGAAATCTGACCCATGATTGGGACTCAGATAACCAGACCTACTTCTCCTGCTACCACCCCCTGGTGGTTGAATACCGTTACTTTGCCGTGCTGTGGGGGTGCCTTGTCACGATCACTGGCACCGTGGGGAACCTGATGACCGTCCTGGCCTTCGCCACTGACCCGTGCATCCGGACCCGCTTCAACGTGCTGATCGTCAACCTGGCGCTGGCCGACCTGCTGTACTGCGCGCTGCTGCAGCCCGTCACCACCGACTCTTACCTGCACCTGCGGTGGCGAGGCGGCGCGCTGGGCTGCCGGGCCTTCGGCCTGCTCCTCTTCGTCTCCAACGCCGTGTCCATCCTCACGCTCTGCCTGATCGCCGTGAGCCGCTACCTCCTGGTGCAGCGGAGGTCCACCTTCGAGCGGCTCTTCTCCGCCCGCggcctgctgctcctgctgccctCCACCTGGGCCCTGGGCCTGGCCAGCTTCTGCCCGCTCTGGCCCGTGTACGTCTTCGTGCCTCTGGTCTGCACCTGCAGCTTCCACCGGACGCGGGGCCGCCCCTACACCACCATCTTGCTCTTCCTCTACTTCTTCGCGGGGCTGTTCTGCGTGGGCGTCTTCTACCTGCTGATCTACCGGAGGGTCCGCCTGGCGGCCCGGGCCGTCCTCCGCCACCGTCCCAGCCGACGCTCCTCCAGGAAGAGGGTCGCTCCGGCGGCCGGGACGGAGGACGACAGCGGCGTCAGCAGCGGAGGGGCCCCCACGTGCACCAGTGAGGTCGACAGCCAGGGGGAACCGCCCGCACGCAGGGCCGGAAACACGTGGTACAAGGAGCCGGGGGAACCACAGCCGACTCGCTCTGCCCTGGACTCGCACACGGCCAGGGCAAGGGCCTCCCCAGAGGAGCTGGCCACCACCCTGTCAGCCACCACCCCTCCGGCTTTGACCCCACCATCTACGACCCCGCCACCAACGTCCCTTCcgtccacctcccctccatctaaGACCCTTCtgtccacctcccctccatctaaGACCCCTCcgtccacctcccctccatctaaGACCCCTCCGTCCACCTCCCCTCCGTCTACGACCCCTCCATCCACGACCCCCCCCCGTGCGACCCAGAGCTCCGGGGGCGACGAGTTGAAGCGGGTGACCCGAATGTGTTTCGCCGTCTTCCTGTGTTTCGTGTTCTGCTTCGTCCCGTTCCTGCTGCTGAACCTGGCCGACCAGGGGGGCCGCGCTCCGCAGATCCTCCACATGTTCTGCGCCAACCTGACCTGGCTCAACAGCTGCATCAACCCGCTGCTCTACGCAGTGATGAACCCCCAGTTCCGCCGGTCCTACCAGCTGCTGCTCACCAGGGCCTTCTCGCCCCTGGGCCGTCTCTGGAGGGCCCTGAGGAGCAGGTCGGCCTCCTGCTAGTCCTCCATGTCTGTagacttatgccgcttttccaccgcacatgtagctcgacacggtagcagcacgggtcattttccaccgcaaatagtacctcctggacgtggccggggtcggctgcgcgaaagggccgtgacgtatttttgtacgcgacgcaaacaacacctacgcaacccacacatggacagaacccacataacagcaatggaggacatcgataacgttactattattagctggcatgttgaagaagttgaagaagtggaatatgttggctgcggcgctgctatggctgttaccagcatggttgccctcgctctcgtgacttcgtcacactctctggccaatcagtggccggccgtctggcgacgtcaccttttagcatcggctcagctcgcttggaacctagagcgaggcggtactgaaaaaagcagccacttcaggtaccagatgccatgttttcgcggtggaaacgcaaaaaaagcgagctgagtcgagtcgagtcgtgtcgagctggtaccatgcagtggaaaagcggcataactCTCCATGAAGCGCTGAAGACAGACCACTACAGACAGACCGCTACAGACGACCTCGCCCTTTAATGGTGCAGCTCTGCCGTATCATCTCCACAGTTCTCGTTTCCTGCTGCTTGACCACTAACTGCTACTGCTTCTCCCGCCAAAGTAGCCTAAAGGGAaggagctaacgttatggaacACACCGATAGGCGTTCCTAAAGGGCCAAACTCCAAGAGCCGGTCAATGCAATTACCGGTATGGAACAGCTGGTCAGAACGGCAACAATAATGGACAGGTTTAAGGTTTAAGTATTCTTGGATAATGATGGAAGTTCGTAAAAGTCTTGCACAACATGGAAACGTTGTAGACTTGCCCCAATGAGGGGTATTCCGATTTAACGCAACCTGTGTTTTTTTGGGCAAAAGAGGAAGCCTGAAAAGGACAACTTTCTTAATGGGCCTAACAGATGCACACACGACTTCCGATTAAACAGGGTCGGCTACCTTTTGGTTGTCATCCATCCACCCCTTCTTTCTCATTTCCCCCTTCATCCTCCAGCAGCCTGGCGTCCGTCAGGGGGGCCGGCCTGGGGGGACGGTCTGCCTAAGGGACGGTCTGCCTAAGGGACATCTGCCTAAGGGACGTCCGGAGAaatgcatgaaaaaaacacagaggTCCTCACACATCGATCATCTTCCTAAGTGTTCAGGCGGTTGGAGCTGTGAGGGACAAAGACCAGGCCGTGCAGATGACAATGGGATCTTTTTTCTTTCAAGGATTGTTTTTCGTTTAACATGACTGATGCAAAGCCCTACCTCTTCAATCCCCCCTGCAACCCACTCCTCCGTCCCGGTCTGTCCAACCAACACCTTCTCTTCCTGAGTGTGGGAACGTCCTCCTGTGTCCACCGGCATCATTCTAACCTCCACACACAACATGGACCGGACAATATGCACTTTTTAGATCTGTATTTTGTGAGCTACGTGTGCGTGCTTTTCCTCTTAAAGGTATTAGTATCCGTTTTAGAAGTGATTGATATTAGTCTATATTTTCTTCTCTGGGAGAGGAAACTCAAGTGAAGGAGGGACGAATCGTGTCCTAAGGCTGAGACAGCTGACTGAAGGCCAATGGGGCTGTGTTGAGACCTGAGACAGTGGCTTGGTAAGTGGCTTAGTGAGCGGCTTGCTTAGCGGCTTGCCTAGTGGCCTACTTAGTGGCTTGCTTAGCGCCTTGCTTCGTGAGTGGCTTGGTGAGGGGCTAAGTGAATGGCTATGAGTGGCTATGTGAGTAGCTGTAGCCGTTTAGGTTCAACCAGCATTCCTCCCTTCGGTCCTCGATGGCCGATCACTAGCAGTGCGTATGTCTGCGAAGGGacccagccctcccccttatGCAGATCTCATGGTACCAGCTGTTTCTGTACCTCATGTTTCAAACAGAAGTGTCTTAAAGGAATCATCTGAACACTGTGAACACAACCCAAGGGGCACTATACTCATTGTTCCCTGCCATAACAAAACTGAATTCTAAATGCACACTGTTGCTTGTGGTGGAGCTCTGCCCACTGCGAGAGGCAGCTACACCAGCAGggtggttgggggaggggggggggggggggatgcaccACGTGCACAACACCGTTTCCCTGTTTCACTTGAGTCCGTGTTTTAAAACGAGTTCAAGTCGGTCTCTCTTCAGAACTCTTAGTCATTAGATAGAGCACTCGCTCGAGTCTCGAGTGACCGCTACGTATAACTGCAGCATGTTGTGCAGTTCCACGGTCGTACGTCCTCATCATCCGCTCTGTCGCAAACGattccctccacacactgaggGCCCGGTGGCCAATCACTATGCTCGTTCTATTCCCCTTAGGCCACACCCTCTAGCTCTCTCCTTATGGGCATAGGTCAAAGGCAGTAGAGTCTGCACCTGACTCAAAACCCAAGGTCATGATCACTCCTATGACATGGGAATCGGATCAAGGAACCCAGAAAACACAGAGCACCAAGA belongs to Gadus morhua chromosome 13, gadMor3.0, whole genome shotgun sequence and includes:
- the LOC115557175 gene encoding G-protein coupled receptor 84-like, with the protein product MEPSAWRDASTRNLTHDWDSDNQTYFSCYHPLVVEYRYFAVLWGCLVTITGTVGNLMTVLAFATDPCIRTRFNVLIVNLALADLLYCALLQPVTTDSYLHLRWRGGALGCRAFGLLLFVSNAVSILTLCLIAVSRYLLVQRRSTFERLFSARGLLLLLPSTWALGLASFCPLWPVYVFVPLVCTCSFHRTRGRPYTTILLFLYFFAGLFCVGVFYLLIYRRVRLAARAVLRHRPSRRSSRKRVAPAAGTEDDSGVSSGGAPTCTSEVDSQGEPPARRAGNTWYKEPGEPQPTRSALDSHTARARASPEELATTLSATTPPALTPPSTTPPPTSLPSTSPPSKTLLSTSPPSKTPPSTSPPSKTPPSTSPPSTTPPSTTPPRATQSSGGDELKRVTRMCFAVFLCFVFCFVPFLLLNLADQGGRAPQILHMFCANLTWLNSCINPLLYAVMNPQFRRSYQLLLTRAFSPLGRLWRALRSRSASC
- the LOC115557176 gene encoding G-protein coupled receptor 84-like; its protein translation is MEPSGWRDASTRNLTHDLDSDNQTYFSCYNPLVVEYRYFAVLWGCLVTITGTVGNLMTVLAFATDPCIRTRFNVLIVNLALADLLYCALLQPVTTDLYLHLRWRGGALGCRAFGLLQFVSNAVSVLTLCLIAVSRYLLVQRRSTFERLFSARGLLLLLPSTWALGLASFCPLWPVYVFVPLVCTCSFHRTRGRPYTTILLFLYFFAGLFCMGVFYLLIYRRVRLAARAVLRYRPSRRSSRKRVAPADGTEDDRGVSSGWAPTCTSEVDSQGEPPARRAGFTWYKEPGEPQPTRSALDSHTARARSSPEEPATTLSATTPPALTPPSTTPPPTSFPSASPPSKTLLSTSPPSKTPPSTSPPSKTPPSTSPLSTTPPSTTPPRATQSSGGDELKRVTRMCFAVFLCFVFCFVPFLLLNLADQGGRAPQILHMFCANLTWLNSCINPLLYAVMNPQFRRSYQLLLTRAFSPLGRLWRALRSRSASC